A genomic segment from Ciconia boyciana chromosome 5, ASM3463844v1, whole genome shotgun sequence encodes:
- the CCDC142 gene encoding coiled-coil domain-containing protein 142 isoform X2, translating to MEDGGPERRGGEPCSQGEGDGSGLSGLILLLLTARPALPSPGDGAARGEAAEPGSSSLGGLARSLQKAEAALRSCVSPGLRRLLPLRPRERGCDGEDEDEDEEAPALPAALEQSFPGLRRCLCVWEDPHTETFRGRVRPQPGDSAAAFSYHPVHPRVAERGAVLHALLRHRHHLRLARDYSRRLKASSDFLRRLLVLAERPELPAGEPGAARPLRGLCQELRTHAGHWSGLRRRIRGDPWLRPLLLRGHESVARMRRALLLLALHAARLAERHAEARLRGLARAGPAAAPSPALLSDLFQGLEVYNQVVGDLALELDIAGCRGAAGDQPHAFPAARVLGILAAERGRLAAERLQPLLQPRDGGGGAEHVCWEDAAVPWPLERGTAAADVASSVREEPPGLAGELQALCREEEELMGLVLGVLVAAAAGLWHHVLRGPKQEKPEAAAESLESPELLADGPGVATAPSSPGWKSARRPDASRAPAAEALHGRYRPLFWGAAGAALGQRLGLPHRGAGGAVAAARELSRALAQGRRGPGRGAAVSRRGPPGPLGAAAGGAGPHAPSPCSPRAPGVRGGAGAALPVPALPRRPLELGARLRPRPGLGSVRHVLGGAGGGGGAGAEQDGSAPAAALPGAGLRPALPAAAARPPARPPAPRALPAPAGAGPLPGHGAGCLLLAGGQSLPVPGGLGPAPVPARRPGGPAAAEDGDGGAGGAGQRDLPGARGRLPPAAAPPRPAVPPGAPAVPADSLRGRQHPALLGGRAEDVLHQLQAGVGGDLRPDHAAGQALEGRPPRGPAQLPQRLRGGGGPGGAGPGAAGRPAPAPRRPGARPGPGDHGFPGGLDGPHPGPEDQVQPAGSLAAAAGLRAGAGAAGLGALRAGPRDPAVPALPARLPADGRGHPLPPAAARRGGRRSPPPLALPAPLLLGQRRPRAGAGRGQPARPGDPGGAGGIGAPSVRPRCRGTAAAAQRRPRVLPVGQPAAVAVAAAAPGPALARTRFAVRRQRPRGLTVRGWQ from the exons ATGGAGGACGGCGGCCCTGAGCGACGCGGCGGGGAGCCCTGCTCGCAG GGTGAAGGCGATGGCTCCGGTCTCAGCggcctcatcctcctcctcctcacggcccgcccggccctgccctccccgggggATGGGGCTGCCCGCGGGGAAGCCGCTGAGCCAG gcagcagctccctggggggCCTGGCCCGCTCCCTGCAGAAGGCGGAGGCCGCGCTGCGCAGCTGCGTCAGCCCCGGCCTGCGGCGCCTGCTGCCCCTGCGGCCCCGCGAGCGCGGCTGCGATGGCGAGGACGAGGACGAGGACGAGGAGGCGCCGGCCCTCCCGGCCGCGCTGGAGCAGAGCTTCCCGGGGCTGCGCCGCTGCCTCTGCGTCTGGGAGGACCCCCACACCGAGACCTTCCGGGGCCGCGTGCGGCCCCAGCCCGGCGACAGCGCCGCCGCCTTCTCCTACCACCCCGTCCACCCGCGCGTGGCCGAGCGCGGCGCCGTCCTGCACGCCCTGCTGCGGCACCGCCACCACCTCCGCCTCGCCCGCGACTACAGCCGCCGCTTGAAGGCCTCCTCCGACTTCCTCCGCCGGCTCCTGGTGCTGGCGGAGCGGCCGGAGCTGCCggccggggagccgggggccGCCCGGCCGCTGCGGGGGCTCTGCCAGGAGCTGCGGACGCACGCCGGCCACTGGAGCGGGCTGCGGCGGCGGATTCGCGGCGACCCGTGGCTGCGGCCGCTGCTGCTGCGCGGGCATGAGTCGGTGGCGCGCATGCGGcgggcactgctgctgctggcgctgcACGCCGCGCGGCTGGCCGAGCGCCACGCCGAGGCGCGGCTGCGGGGGCTGGCacgggccggccccgccgccgccccctccccagcgctGCTCTCCGACCTCTTCCAGGGCCTGGAGGTCTACAACCAGGTGGTGGGCGACCTGGCCCTGGAGCTGGACATCGCCGGCTGCCGTGGGGCCGCCGGGGACCAGCCCCACGCCTTCCCCGCGGCCAGGGTGCTGGGGATACTGGCGGCTGAGCGGGGCCGGCTGGCGGCTGAGcggctccagcccctcctgcagccgcgggacgggggcggcggggcagaACACGTCTGCTGGGAGGACGCCGCGGTGCCTTGGCCCCTGGAGCGCGGCACCGCGGCGGCAGACGTGGCATCCTCCGTCCGGGAGGAGCCGCCGGGCCTcgctggggagctgcaggcgctgtgcagggaggaggaggagctgatGGGCCTtgtcctgggggtgctggtggccgccgccgccggcctTTGGCACCACGTCCTCCGCGGGCCCAAGCAGGAGAAgccggaggcggcggcggagaGCCTCGagtccccagagctgctggcgGACGGCCCGGGCGTGGCCACTGCACCGAGCTCTCCCGGCTGGAAGTCGGCGCGGCGGCCGGACGCCTCCCGCGCGCCGGCAGCCGAGGCCCTGCACGGCCGGTACCGCCCGCTCTTCTGGGGGGCTGCCGGTGCCGCGCTGGGGCAGCGCCTGGGGCTGCCGcaccgcggggcgggcggggccgtGGCTGCGGCGCGGGAGCTGAGCCGCGCTCTCGCCCAGGGtaggcgggggccggggcggggggcggcggtgTCGAGGCGcggccccccaggacccctcgGTGCCGCCGCGGGTGGCGCCGGCCCTCACGCCCCGTCCCCCTGCAGCCCGCGTGCCCCGGGAGtgcgaggaggagctggggcggctctgcctgtgcctgctcTGCCGCGGCGTCCTCTGGAGCTGGGAGCGAG ACTTCGCCCGCGCCCTGGCCTCGGCTCTGTCCGACACGTGCTCgggggagccggcggcggcggcggggccggcgcggagCAGGACGGCTCGGCGCCTGCAGCGGCTCTACCCGGCGCTGGCCTTCGCCCTGCGCTGCCTgcggccgctgcccgcccgcctgccCG gcCGCCCGCCCCACGcgccctgcctgcgcctgcAGGTGCTGGGCCGCTGCCTGGCCACGGCgcaggctgcctgctgctggctggtggGCAGAGCCTGCCGGTACCTGGCGGCCTGGGCCCTGCCCCAGTTCCTGCTCGTCGCCCAGGGGGACCTGCAG ctgctgaagACGGAGACggaggggctggcggggctggcCAGCGGGACCTTCCCGGAGCCCGGGGCcggctcccccccgccgccgcccccccccgccccgccgtcCCACCGGGAGCGCCAGCTGTGCCGGCAGATTCGCTCCGCGGCCGCCAGCATCCAG CTCTTCTCGGGGGACGCGCTGAAGATGTTCTCCACCAACTGCAAGCGGGTGTCGGCGGAGATCTTCGACCAGACCATGCCGCTGGGCAAGCACTGGAGGGTCGGCCTCCGCGCGG acctgcccagctcccccagcgcctacgcggcggcggcggcccagGCGGTGCTGGGCCAGGTGCTGCAGGGCGCCCGGCTCCTGCCCCGCGACGCCCAGGCGCCCGCCCTGGCCCGGGTGACCACGGCTTTCCTGGAGGCCTGGATGGACCACATCCTGGCCCGGAGGATCAAGTTCAG cctgcagGGAGCCTTGCAGCTGCGGCAGGACTTCGAGCTGGTGCGGGAGCTGCTGGGCTCGGAGCGCTACGGGCTGGCCCCCGAGACCCGGCagtccctgctctccctgcgCGTCTTCCAGCAGATGGACGGGGccatcctctgcctcctgcagcagcccggcggggcggccggcgcagccccccgcccctgGCACTCCCTGCGCCGCTGCT GCTCGGACAACGGCGGCCACGCGCAGGAGCCGGACGCGGGCAACCTGCGCGGCCTGGAGACCCTGGAGGTGCCGGCGGCATCGGGGCCCCCTCCGTCCGTCCCCGGTGCCGAGGCACCGCTGCGGCTGCGCAGCGGCGTCCCCGAGTCCTACCTGTcgggcagccagcagcagtggctgTCGCTGCGGCTGCACCGGGCCCGGCGCTGGCGCGTACCCGGTTTGCCGTGCGCCGGCAACGGCCACGAGGCCTGACCGTGCGAGGGTGGCAATAA
- the CCDC142 gene encoding coiled-coil domain-containing protein 142 isoform X3: MEDGGPERRGGEPCSQGEGDGSGLSGLILLLLTARPALPSPGDGAARGEAAEPGSSSLGGLARSLQKAEAALRSCVSPGLRRLLPLRPRERGCDGEDEDEDEEAPALPAALEQSFPGLRRCLCVWEDPHTETFRGRVRPQPGDSAAAFSYHPVHPRVAERGAVLHALLRHRHHLRLARDYSRRLKASSDFLRRLLVLAERPELPAGEPGAARPLRGLCQELRTHAGHWSGLRRRIRGDPWLRPLLLRGHESVARMRRALLLLALHAARLAERHAEARLRGLARAGPAAAPSPALLSDLFQGLEVYNQVVGDLALELDIAGCRGAAGDQPHAFPAARVLGILAAERGRLAAERLQPLLQPRDGGGGAEHVCWEDAAVPWPLERGTAAADVASSVREEPPGLAGELQALCREEEELMGLVLGVLVAAAAGLWHHVLRGPKQEKPEAAAESLESPELLADGPGVATAPSSPGWKSARRPDASRAPAAEALHGRYRPLFWGAAGAALGQRLGLPHRGAGGAVAAARELSRALAQARVPRECEEELGRLCLCLLCRGVLWSWERDFARALASALSDTCSGEPAAAAGPARSRTARRLQRLYPALAFALRCLRPLPARLPGRPPHAPCLRLQVLGRCLATAQAACCWLVGRACRYLAAWALPQFLLVAQGDLQLLKTETEGLAGLASGTFPEPGAGSPPPPPPPAPPSHRERQLCRQIRSAAASIQLFSGDALKMFSTNCKRVSAEIFDQTMPLGKHWRVGLRADLPSSPSAYAAAAAQAVLGQVLQGARLLPRDAQAPALARVTTAFLEAWMDHILARRIKFSLQGALQLRQDFELVRELLGSERYGLAPETRQSLLSLRVFQQMDGAILCLLQQPGGAAGAAPRPWHSLRRCCSDNGGHAQEPDAGNLRGLETLEVPAASGPPPSVPGAEAPLRLRSGVPESYLSGSQQQWLSLRLHRARRWRVPGLPCAGNGHEA, encoded by the exons ATGGAGGACGGCGGCCCTGAGCGACGCGGCGGGGAGCCCTGCTCGCAG GGTGAAGGCGATGGCTCCGGTCTCAGCggcctcatcctcctcctcctcacggcccgcccggccctgccctccccgggggATGGGGCTGCCCGCGGGGAAGCCGCTGAGCCAG gcagcagctccctggggggCCTGGCCCGCTCCCTGCAGAAGGCGGAGGCCGCGCTGCGCAGCTGCGTCAGCCCCGGCCTGCGGCGCCTGCTGCCCCTGCGGCCCCGCGAGCGCGGCTGCGATGGCGAGGACGAGGACGAGGACGAGGAGGCGCCGGCCCTCCCGGCCGCGCTGGAGCAGAGCTTCCCGGGGCTGCGCCGCTGCCTCTGCGTCTGGGAGGACCCCCACACCGAGACCTTCCGGGGCCGCGTGCGGCCCCAGCCCGGCGACAGCGCCGCCGCCTTCTCCTACCACCCCGTCCACCCGCGCGTGGCCGAGCGCGGCGCCGTCCTGCACGCCCTGCTGCGGCACCGCCACCACCTCCGCCTCGCCCGCGACTACAGCCGCCGCTTGAAGGCCTCCTCCGACTTCCTCCGCCGGCTCCTGGTGCTGGCGGAGCGGCCGGAGCTGCCggccggggagccgggggccGCCCGGCCGCTGCGGGGGCTCTGCCAGGAGCTGCGGACGCACGCCGGCCACTGGAGCGGGCTGCGGCGGCGGATTCGCGGCGACCCGTGGCTGCGGCCGCTGCTGCTGCGCGGGCATGAGTCGGTGGCGCGCATGCGGcgggcactgctgctgctggcgctgcACGCCGCGCGGCTGGCCGAGCGCCACGCCGAGGCGCGGCTGCGGGGGCTGGCacgggccggccccgccgccgccccctccccagcgctGCTCTCCGACCTCTTCCAGGGCCTGGAGGTCTACAACCAGGTGGTGGGCGACCTGGCCCTGGAGCTGGACATCGCCGGCTGCCGTGGGGCCGCCGGGGACCAGCCCCACGCCTTCCCCGCGGCCAGGGTGCTGGGGATACTGGCGGCTGAGCGGGGCCGGCTGGCGGCTGAGcggctccagcccctcctgcagccgcgggacgggggcggcggggcagaACACGTCTGCTGGGAGGACGCCGCGGTGCCTTGGCCCCTGGAGCGCGGCACCGCGGCGGCAGACGTGGCATCCTCCGTCCGGGAGGAGCCGCCGGGCCTcgctggggagctgcaggcgctgtgcagggaggaggaggagctgatGGGCCTtgtcctgggggtgctggtggccgccgccgccggcctTTGGCACCACGTCCTCCGCGGGCCCAAGCAGGAGAAgccggaggcggcggcggagaGCCTCGagtccccagagctgctggcgGACGGCCCGGGCGTGGCCACTGCACCGAGCTCTCCCGGCTGGAAGTCGGCGCGGCGGCCGGACGCCTCCCGCGCGCCGGCAGCCGAGGCCCTGCACGGCCGGTACCGCCCGCTCTTCTGGGGGGCTGCCGGTGCCGCGCTGGGGCAGCGCCTGGGGCTGCCGcaccgcggggcgggcggggccgtGGCTGCGGCGCGGGAGCTGAGCCGCGCTCTCGCCCAGG CCCGCGTGCCCCGGGAGtgcgaggaggagctggggcggctctgcctgtgcctgctcTGCCGCGGCGTCCTCTGGAGCTGGGAGCGAG ACTTCGCCCGCGCCCTGGCCTCGGCTCTGTCCGACACGTGCTCgggggagccggcggcggcggcggggccggcgcggagCAGGACGGCTCGGCGCCTGCAGCGGCTCTACCCGGCGCTGGCCTTCGCCCTGCGCTGCCTgcggccgctgcccgcccgcctgccCG gcCGCCCGCCCCACGcgccctgcctgcgcctgcAGGTGCTGGGCCGCTGCCTGGCCACGGCgcaggctgcctgctgctggctggtggGCAGAGCCTGCCGGTACCTGGCGGCCTGGGCCCTGCCCCAGTTCCTGCTCGTCGCCCAGGGGGACCTGCAG ctgctgaagACGGAGACggaggggctggcggggctggcCAGCGGGACCTTCCCGGAGCCCGGGGCcggctcccccccgccgccgcccccccccgccccgccgtcCCACCGGGAGCGCCAGCTGTGCCGGCAGATTCGCTCCGCGGCCGCCAGCATCCAG CTCTTCTCGGGGGACGCGCTGAAGATGTTCTCCACCAACTGCAAGCGGGTGTCGGCGGAGATCTTCGACCAGACCATGCCGCTGGGCAAGCACTGGAGGGTCGGCCTCCGCGCGG acctgcccagctcccccagcgcctacgcggcggcggcggcccagGCGGTGCTGGGCCAGGTGCTGCAGGGCGCCCGGCTCCTGCCCCGCGACGCCCAGGCGCCCGCCCTGGCCCGGGTGACCACGGCTTTCCTGGAGGCCTGGATGGACCACATCCTGGCCCGGAGGATCAAGTTCAG cctgcagGGAGCCTTGCAGCTGCGGCAGGACTTCGAGCTGGTGCGGGAGCTGCTGGGCTCGGAGCGCTACGGGCTGGCCCCCGAGACCCGGCagtccctgctctccctgcgCGTCTTCCAGCAGATGGACGGGGccatcctctgcctcctgcagcagcccggcggggcggccggcgcagccccccgcccctgGCACTCCCTGCGCCGCTGCT GCTCGGACAACGGCGGCCACGCGCAGGAGCCGGACGCGGGCAACCTGCGCGGCCTGGAGACCCTGGAGGTGCCGGCGGCATCGGGGCCCCCTCCGTCCGTCCCCGGTGCCGAGGCACCGCTGCGGCTGCGCAGCGGCGTCCCCGAGTCCTACCTGTcgggcagccagcagcagtggctgTCGCTGCGGCTGCACCGGGCCCGGCGCTGGCGCGTACCCGGTTTGCCGTGCGCCGGCAACGGCCACGAGGCCTGA
- the CCDC142 gene encoding coiled-coil domain-containing protein 142 isoform X1, with protein sequence MEDGGPERRGGEPCSQGEGDGSGLSGLILLLLTARPALPSPGDGAARGEAAEPGSSSLGGLARSLQKAEAALRSCVSPGLRRLLPLRPRERGCDGEDEDEDEEAPALPAALEQSFPGLRRCLCVWEDPHTETFRGRVRPQPGDSAAAFSYHPVHPRVAERGAVLHALLRHRHHLRLARDYSRRLKASSDFLRRLLVLAERPELPAGEPGAARPLRGLCQELRTHAGHWSGLRRRIRGDPWLRPLLLRGHESVARMRRALLLLALHAARLAERHAEARLRGLARAGPAAAPSPALLSDLFQGLEVYNQVVGDLALELDIAGCRGAAGDQPHAFPAARVLGILAAERGRLAAERLQPLLQPRDGGGGAEHVCWEDAAVPWPLERGTAAADVASSVREEPPGLAGELQALCREEEELMGLVLGVLVAAAAGLWHHVLRGPKQEKPEAAAESLESPELLADGPGVATAPSSPGWKSARRPDASRAPAAEALHGRYRPLFWGAAGAALGQRLGLPHRGAGGAVAAARELSRALAQGRRGPGRGAAVSRRGPPGPLGAAAGGAGPHAPSPCSPRAPGVRGGAGAALPVPALPRRPLELGARLRPRPGLGSVRHVLGGAGGGGGAGAEQDGSAPAAALPGAGLRPALPAAAARPPARPPAPRALPAPAGAGPLPGHGAGCLLLAGGQSLPVPGGLGPAPVPARRPGGPAAAEDGDGGAGGAGQRDLPGARGRLPPAAAPPRPAVPPGAPAVPADSLRGRQHPALLGGRAEDVLHQLQAGVGGDLRPDHAAGQALEGRPPRGWVRPPGRRAGRRAGLSGSLPADLPSSPSAYAAAAAQAVLGQVLQGARLLPRDAQAPALARVTTAFLEAWMDHILARRIKFSLQGALQLRQDFELVRELLGSERYGLAPETRQSLLSLRVFQQMDGAILCLLQQPGGAAGAAPRPWHSLRRCCSDNGGHAQEPDAGNLRGLETLEVPAASGPPPSVPGAEAPLRLRSGVPESYLSGSQQQWLSLRLHRARRWRVPGLPCAGNGHEA encoded by the exons ATGGAGGACGGCGGCCCTGAGCGACGCGGCGGGGAGCCCTGCTCGCAG GGTGAAGGCGATGGCTCCGGTCTCAGCggcctcatcctcctcctcctcacggcccgcccggccctgccctccccgggggATGGGGCTGCCCGCGGGGAAGCCGCTGAGCCAG gcagcagctccctggggggCCTGGCCCGCTCCCTGCAGAAGGCGGAGGCCGCGCTGCGCAGCTGCGTCAGCCCCGGCCTGCGGCGCCTGCTGCCCCTGCGGCCCCGCGAGCGCGGCTGCGATGGCGAGGACGAGGACGAGGACGAGGAGGCGCCGGCCCTCCCGGCCGCGCTGGAGCAGAGCTTCCCGGGGCTGCGCCGCTGCCTCTGCGTCTGGGAGGACCCCCACACCGAGACCTTCCGGGGCCGCGTGCGGCCCCAGCCCGGCGACAGCGCCGCCGCCTTCTCCTACCACCCCGTCCACCCGCGCGTGGCCGAGCGCGGCGCCGTCCTGCACGCCCTGCTGCGGCACCGCCACCACCTCCGCCTCGCCCGCGACTACAGCCGCCGCTTGAAGGCCTCCTCCGACTTCCTCCGCCGGCTCCTGGTGCTGGCGGAGCGGCCGGAGCTGCCggccggggagccgggggccGCCCGGCCGCTGCGGGGGCTCTGCCAGGAGCTGCGGACGCACGCCGGCCACTGGAGCGGGCTGCGGCGGCGGATTCGCGGCGACCCGTGGCTGCGGCCGCTGCTGCTGCGCGGGCATGAGTCGGTGGCGCGCATGCGGcgggcactgctgctgctggcgctgcACGCCGCGCGGCTGGCCGAGCGCCACGCCGAGGCGCGGCTGCGGGGGCTGGCacgggccggccccgccgccgccccctccccagcgctGCTCTCCGACCTCTTCCAGGGCCTGGAGGTCTACAACCAGGTGGTGGGCGACCTGGCCCTGGAGCTGGACATCGCCGGCTGCCGTGGGGCCGCCGGGGACCAGCCCCACGCCTTCCCCGCGGCCAGGGTGCTGGGGATACTGGCGGCTGAGCGGGGCCGGCTGGCGGCTGAGcggctccagcccctcctgcagccgcgggacgggggcggcggggcagaACACGTCTGCTGGGAGGACGCCGCGGTGCCTTGGCCCCTGGAGCGCGGCACCGCGGCGGCAGACGTGGCATCCTCCGTCCGGGAGGAGCCGCCGGGCCTcgctggggagctgcaggcgctgtgcagggaggaggaggagctgatGGGCCTtgtcctgggggtgctggtggccgccgccgccggcctTTGGCACCACGTCCTCCGCGGGCCCAAGCAGGAGAAgccggaggcggcggcggagaGCCTCGagtccccagagctgctggcgGACGGCCCGGGCGTGGCCACTGCACCGAGCTCTCCCGGCTGGAAGTCGGCGCGGCGGCCGGACGCCTCCCGCGCGCCGGCAGCCGAGGCCCTGCACGGCCGGTACCGCCCGCTCTTCTGGGGGGCTGCCGGTGCCGCGCTGGGGCAGCGCCTGGGGCTGCCGcaccgcggggcgggcggggccgtGGCTGCGGCGCGGGAGCTGAGCCGCGCTCTCGCCCAGGGtaggcgggggccggggcggggggcggcggtgTCGAGGCGcggccccccaggacccctcgGTGCCGCCGCGGGTGGCGCCGGCCCTCACGCCCCGTCCCCCTGCAGCCCGCGTGCCCCGGGAGtgcgaggaggagctggggcggctctgcctgtgcctgctcTGCCGCGGCGTCCTCTGGAGCTGGGAGCGAG ACTTCGCCCGCGCCCTGGCCTCGGCTCTGTCCGACACGTGCTCgggggagccggcggcggcggcggggccggcgcggagCAGGACGGCTCGGCGCCTGCAGCGGCTCTACCCGGCGCTGGCCTTCGCCCTGCGCTGCCTgcggccgctgcccgcccgcctgccCG gcCGCCCGCCCCACGcgccctgcctgcgcctgcAGGTGCTGGGCCGCTGCCTGGCCACGGCgcaggctgcctgctgctggctggtggGCAGAGCCTGCCGGTACCTGGCGGCCTGGGCCCTGCCCCAGTTCCTGCTCGTCGCCCAGGGGGACCTGCAG ctgctgaagACGGAGACggaggggctggcggggctggcCAGCGGGACCTTCCCGGAGCCCGGGGCcggctcccccccgccgccgcccccccccgccccgccgtcCCACCGGGAGCGCCAGCTGTGCCGGCAGATTCGCTCCGCGGCCGCCAGCATCCAG CTCTTCTCGGGGGACGCGCTGAAGATGTTCTCCACCAACTGCAAGCGGGTGTCGGCGGAGATCTTCGACCAGACCATGCCGCTGGGCAAGCACTGGAGGGTCGGCCTCCGCGCGGGTGGGTACGGCCGCCTgggcgccgggcggggcggcgggcagggctgaGCGGGTCCCTTCCCGCAGacctgcccagctcccccagcgcctacgcggcggcggcggcccagGCGGTGCTGGGCCAGGTGCTGCAGGGCGCCCGGCTCCTGCCCCGCGACGCCCAGGCGCCCGCCCTGGCCCGGGTGACCACGGCTTTCCTGGAGGCCTGGATGGACCACATCCTGGCCCGGAGGATCAAGTTCAG cctgcagGGAGCCTTGCAGCTGCGGCAGGACTTCGAGCTGGTGCGGGAGCTGCTGGGCTCGGAGCGCTACGGGCTGGCCCCCGAGACCCGGCagtccctgctctccctgcgCGTCTTCCAGCAGATGGACGGGGccatcctctgcctcctgcagcagcccggcggggcggccggcgcagccccccgcccctgGCACTCCCTGCGCCGCTGCT GCTCGGACAACGGCGGCCACGCGCAGGAGCCGGACGCGGGCAACCTGCGCGGCCTGGAGACCCTGGAGGTGCCGGCGGCATCGGGGCCCCCTCCGTCCGTCCCCGGTGCCGAGGCACCGCTGCGGCTGCGCAGCGGCGTCCCCGAGTCCTACCTGTcgggcagccagcagcagtggctgTCGCTGCGGCTGCACCGGGCCCGGCGCTGGCGCGTACCCGGTTTGCCGTGCGCCGGCAACGGCCACGAGGCCTGA